The Desulfurella sp. genome has a window encoding:
- the narI gene encoding respiratory nitrate reductase subunit gamma codes for MDYLNYFLFGIYPYIVLAIFVFGSIFRFVYMPLDWKSSSSELLEKNQLRVANNLFHIGILALFLGHLGGLLTPHFIFGLFGLTDKTHQIIEIYAGSVSGIICIVGVFLLIIRRFFNDYIYYTSTTMDFVVLIWILLTVAAGLMSVPYSYLLDKDGQWLVKFSDYAQSIVLFKANASNYLNGIPFIYKLHIFMGLTLFLLLPFSRLVHVFSGFSIVFSYPKRAMQIVRRYSTY; via the coding sequence ATGGACTACCTTAATTATTTTTTGTTTGGCATCTACCCTTATATTGTTTTAGCAATTTTTGTTTTTGGGAGTATTTTTAGGTTTGTTTATATGCCACTTGACTGGAAATCCAGCTCTAGTGAACTTTTAGAGAAAAATCAGCTAAGAGTTGCAAATAATCTTTTTCATATAGGAATACTTGCGCTCTTTTTAGGGCATTTGGGTGGACTATTGACACCACATTTTATTTTTGGTTTATTTGGTTTAACAGATAAAACGCATCAAATTATAGAAATATATGCTGGCTCAGTATCTGGCATAATTTGCATAGTAGGTGTGTTTTTGCTAATTATACGAAGATTTTTTAATGATTATATATACTATACATCTACAACAATGGATTTTGTTGTTTTGATATGGATTTTATTAACAGTTGCTGCAGGACTCATGAGTGTTCCTTATTCTTATCTGTTGGATAAGGATGGCCAATGGCTTGTTAAGTTTTCAGATTATGCCCAATCAATTGTCTTATTTAAAGCAAATGCATCAAACTATCTAAACGGTATACCTTTTATTTACAAGTTGCATATTTTTATGGGACTTACATTATTTTTACTTTTACCATTTAGTAGACTTGTACACGTATTTAGTGGCTTTAGTATAGTATTTTCTTATCCAAAAAGAGCAATGCAGATAGTAAGAAGATACAGTACTTATTAA
- a CDS encoding cytochrome c biogenesis protein ResB: protein MDQINIFIDKIYNFLKSLTLTVVLLSLIAFFSAIGTIAGNVKFLKDLGLDNVYYSKWFLLLIVLFVINLVLCTLSMIPTTKALFSPKAPNKIFKSKRKDAKTHLINLLKSKKLYIQQKDDLIAAYRYPVRKFAVYGIHLGILIVAFGALVGSIWGFRGIMEIPQNKSSNIVITRNNYLSLPFSVYNKNFTVSFYQDKDIPSEYKTTGYIIDSTQKIPFSTTVNHPFIHKGIWFYQASYQLNPHDSFIILNVNNSRVQLYLHKPVSIDNAQFYLANLSYYNSKPIALLYVELPQGSASGWIKLGDSANLGPINIIFDQAKESYITILSVAKDPGSNIVIVGFIIMIASSMLIFLRFRRRVYKVEQI from the coding sequence ATGGATCAAATTAATATTTTTATTGATAAAATATATAATTTTTTAAAAAGTCTTACACTGACAGTTGTTCTTCTTAGCTTGATAGCTTTCTTTAGTGCAATAGGCACAATTGCCGGTAATGTTAAATTTTTAAAAGATTTAGGTTTAGACAACGTGTATTACTCAAAATGGTTTTTATTGCTAATTGTATTGTTTGTAATAAATTTAGTGCTTTGCACGCTAAGTATGATACCAACTACAAAAGCACTATTTAGCCCAAAAGCACCAAATAAAATCTTTAAAAGCAAAAGAAAAGATGCAAAAACACATTTAATCAATTTACTTAAATCTAAAAAACTCTATATTCAACAAAAAGATGATCTTATCGCAGCTTATAGATATCCAGTTAGAAAATTTGCCGTATACGGTATACACCTTGGCATACTAATTGTAGCTTTTGGCGCTCTGGTTGGCTCCATTTGGGGGTTTCGCGGTATAATGGAAATCCCCCAAAACAAATCAAGCAATATTGTAATAACCAGAAATAACTATTTAAGTTTACCCTTTTCTGTTTATAATAAAAATTTTACTGTAAGTTTTTATCAGGACAAAGATATACCATCTGAGTACAAAACTACAGGATACATTATTGATTCAACCCAAAAGATACCATTTAGTACAACAGTTAACCATCCATTTATACACAAAGGTATATGGTTTTATCAAGCAAGCTACCAGCTAAACCCACATGATAGTTTTATTATTTTAAACGTAAACAATTCCAGAGTTCAGCTGTATTTGCACAAACCTGTATCTATTGACAATGCTCAGTTTTATCTAGCAAATTTGAGCTATTACAATTCAAAACCTATAGCTCTGTTGTATGTAGAATTACCTCAAGGCAGTGCATCTGGATGGATAAAACTTGGCGATAGTGCAAATTTAGGCCCCATTAATATTATTTTTGATCAAGCTAAAGAAAGTTACATCACTATATTAAGCGTTGCAAAAGATCCCGGCTCAAATATTGTAATTGTTGGTTTTATTATTATGATAGCCAGCTCAATGCTTATATTCTTGAGGTTCAGACGCAGAGTATACAAAGTAGAACAAATTTAA
- a CDS encoding HoxN/HupN/NixA family nickel/cobalt transporter yields the protein MSLKSRTFVLFAFIIIFNLSAWGAFFYLVKLNPILSSLGLLAYFFGLKHAFDADHIAAIDNVTRKLRQDDQKPVGVGLFFSLGHSTVVILLSFGLIIAARTIQTHMDFLKNFGNIFGTVVSALFLTIIGILNLLVVKSLYDLSKEYRKGNIKHEEIDDLLNKRGLMGRFFGFLYKKINKSYQMYPVGFLFGLGFDTATEVAVLGISAALAKNSHMPIWSILVFPFLFTAGMSLMDSLDGLAMMKVYDWAMNDVIRKLFFNIFVTGASVFVALFVGTIEWIQVLSSELNLTSPFFVFVQNIPFSELGLSIVGFLILSWVSAYIYYKKALAKIKLN from the coding sequence ATGTCTTTAAAGTCACGCACTTTTGTTTTATTTGCTTTTATTATTATTTTTAATTTATCGGCATGGGGTGCCTTTTTTTACCTTGTTAAACTAAACCCAATTCTTTCAAGTTTAGGTTTGCTTGCTTATTTTTTTGGTCTAAAGCATGCATTTGATGCAGACCATATAGCAGCTATTGATAATGTAACAAGAAAACTCAGACAGGATGACCAAAAACCAGTGGGTGTTGGTTTGTTTTTTTCCTTAGGTCATTCAACTGTTGTGATTTTGCTGTCTTTTGGTCTAATAATAGCTGCAAGGACAATTCAGACGCATATGGATTTTTTGAAAAACTTCGGAAATATTTTTGGAACTGTAGTTTCAGCGCTGTTTTTAACAATTATTGGGATTTTAAATCTGCTTGTCGTAAAAAGTCTTTATGATTTATCAAAAGAATACAGAAAAGGCAATATCAAACACGAAGAAATAGATGATTTGCTTAATAAACGTGGCTTAATGGGTAGATTTTTTGGTTTTTTGTACAAAAAAATAAACAAAAGCTACCAGATGTATCCTGTTGGATTTTTATTTGGGTTGGGTTTTGATACGGCAACAGAAGTTGCAGTGCTTGGTATTTCTGCAGCTTTAGCAAAAAACTCTCATATGCCAATCTGGAGTATACTTGTATTTCCATTTTTATTCACAGCAGGCATGAGCCTTATGGATAGTCTTGATGGTCTTGCAATGATGAAAGTCTATGATTGGGCTATGAATGATGTTATAAGAAAGTTGTTTTTTAATATATTTGTAACAGGAGCTAGCGTATTTGTAGCTTTGTTTGTAGGTACAATTGAGTGGATACAGGTATTATCTTCAGAGCTAAACTTAACATCACCTTTTTTTGTATTTGTTCAGAATATCCCTTTTAGTGAATTGGGTTTAAGTATTGTTGGGTTTTTAATATTAAGCTGGGTGTCAGCATACATTTATTACAAGAAAGCGCTTGCAAAGATTAAACTTAATTAG
- the ccsB gene encoding c-type cytochrome biogenesis protein CcsB, translating to MYSNILSISNFVYIASAFVLILSFIVGKKSLDVAGKSLFVLAFFVEFLYFTLRFIETYQKGYDYLPVTNAFESFVFFTLCLGFLQTLMIKKTSGFIVLFSSIVISTTLLALSIAGFSQHIEPLIPALKSNWLVAHVITSFLAYAAFAINFVASSFVLYSSQKRIDKIVGSIMFGGLLSLMFTAVIVSITHSSPLVVGSVFLVLISTMLFVLSFILKPYTSKEWIEKPLVFGFVLLTIGIITGSIWAKYAWGGYWSWDPKETWSFITWIIYLINLHFARKKKSARFLAYLGVIGFLSVLITYLGVNFVLPGLHSYGSN from the coding sequence ATGTACTCCAATATTCTATCCATTTCTAATTTTGTTTATATTGCAAGTGCTTTTGTTTTAATCTTAAGTTTTATTGTAGGCAAAAAAAGTCTTGATGTTGCTGGAAAAAGCTTATTTGTTTTAGCGTTTTTTGTAGAGTTTTTATATTTCACACTTAGATTCATTGAAACTTACCAAAAAGGCTATGATTATTTACCTGTTACAAATGCATTTGAATCGTTTGTTTTTTTTACGCTGTGTTTAGGTTTTTTGCAAACACTGATGATAAAAAAAACCTCTGGTTTTATAGTCCTTTTTAGTTCAATTGTTATAAGCACAACACTTCTAGCATTATCTATAGCTGGATTTAGCCAACATATAGAGCCACTTATTCCAGCCCTTAAAAGCAACTGGCTTGTTGCGCATGTTATAACTTCATTTTTGGCATATGCTGCATTTGCCATAAACTTTGTAGCAAGCTCATTTGTTTTGTACTCATCACAAAAACGCATTGACAAAATTGTTGGCTCAATAATGTTTGGTGGGCTTTTAAGCTTAATGTTTACAGCTGTTATTGTTAGCATAACTCATAGTAGCCCTCTGGTAGTAGGGAGTGTATTTTTGGTATTAATTTCAACAATGTTATTTGTTTTAAGCTTTATATTAAAGCCATATACAAGCAAAGAATGGATTGAAAAACCGCTTGTGTTTGGGTTTGTACTGCTTACAATAGGCATTATTACTGGTTCAATATGGGCAAAATACGCCTGGGGTGGCTATTGGAGCTGGGACCCAAAAGAGACATGGAGTTTTATTACATGGATTATATATTTAATAAACTTACACTTTGCAAGAAAGAAAAAGAGTGCAAGATTTTTGGCTTATTTGGGTGTAATTGGATTTTTAAGCGTACTTATTACATACCTCGGTGTAAATTTTGTGTTGCCAGGTTTACATAGCTATGGATCAAATTAA
- a CDS encoding multiheme c-type cytochrome yields MKKTLVIVGVVFLLVIVGSASWFLSQANKSQNQIIAENPIVSQNNSNLRYANIAYSEKINMSKGKGVTKEAATCIECHAQKTPAIVQDWSKSSMAHAGVSCIDCHGVSKENPMANQNCPGVKGTNIYVSKMVSPKTCAKCHPNEVKEFEESGHARAAIQIAALKPDQALLAHEDMGMPQYKDAVLLTGCAQCHGSIIKMGPNHEPTQGTWPSHGIGNVYPDGGVGNCASCHFNHQFSIAQARKPSSCATCHLGPDHPDIEVYDNSVHGALFAAHGDKWHWDSPPGAWIPGNDYNAPTCATCHMSGVNGLQPTHNIDMRLKWNLWAPISKERTGGYETAAFEYMKTGKFTAGNPLAGNPKGPQEARKEMLQVCASCHTTSFASNYMAQADKQIELYNKYAHAASEMINTLEKKHLMMKDPWADPAFRTYYYMWHHEGRRMRQGAVMEGPDYSHWHGVFQLQQSLRILQAIYNQRMKDGKIDPNQIGGVGMGE; encoded by the coding sequence ATGAAAAAAACATTGGTAATTGTAGGTGTAGTGTTTCTTTTGGTTATTGTTGGAAGTGCAAGCTGGTTTCTGAGTCAAGCAAATAAATCTCAAAACCAGATTATAGCTGAAAATCCAATCGTTTCGCAAAACAATTCAAATTTACGCTATGCTAATATTGCCTACAGTGAAAAGATTAACATGTCAAAAGGTAAAGGTGTAACAAAAGAAGCTGCGACATGCATAGAGTGTCACGCACAAAAAACACCTGCAATTGTACAGGATTGGTCTAAAAGCTCAATGGCACATGCTGGAGTTAGCTGCATTGATTGTCATGGTGTTTCAAAGGAAAACCCTATGGCAAATCAAAATTGTCCTGGCGTAAAGGGCACAAATATTTATGTTAGCAAAATGGTATCACCAAAAACCTGTGCAAAATGCCACCCAAACGAAGTTAAAGAGTTTGAAGAAAGCGGTCACGCAAGAGCAGCTATCCAAATAGCTGCGCTAAAGCCAGATCAGGCATTATTGGCACATGAAGATATGGGCATGCCACAGTATAAAGATGCGGTTTTACTTACAGGTTGCGCTCAATGTCATGGCTCTATTATTAAAATGGGTCCCAACCACGAACCCACTCAAGGCACATGGCCAAGTCATGGTATAGGTAATGTCTATCCAGACGGGGGTGTAGGAAATTGCGCATCCTGTCATTTTAACCATCAATTTTCTATAGCCCAGGCCAGAAAACCTTCGTCTTGTGCAACATGCCATTTAGGCCCTGACCACCCCGACATAGAAGTCTATGATAATTCAGTTCATGGTGCCCTTTTTGCAGCGCATGGTGACAAATGGCATTGGGATAGCCCTCCTGGTGCATGGATACCTGGAAATGACTATAATGCACCAACATGTGCTACATGTCACATGAGTGGTGTAAATGGATTGCAACCAACACATAATATTGATATGAGACTAAAGTGGAACCTATGGGCACCAATTTCAAAAGAAAGGACAGGTGGTTACGAAACTGCAGCTTTTGAATACATGAAAACAGGTAAATTTACAGCTGGTAATCCTTTAGCTGGAAACCCAAAAGGTCCACAAGAAGCAAGAAAAGAAATGTTACAGGTATGCGCATCTTGTCATACTACTTCATTTGCATCTAATTACATGGCACAAGCTGACAAACAAATAGAGCTTTACAATAAGTACGCTCACGCTGCAAGCGAAATGATTAATACTTTAGAAAAGAAACATTTAATGATGAAAGATCCCTGGGCTGATCCTGCATTTAGAACATACTATTACATGTGGCACCATGAGGGCAGAAGGATGCGCCAGGGCGCTGTAATGGAAGGTCCAGATTATTCGCATTGGCATGGTGTATTTCAACTTCAACAAAGTCTCAGGATTCTGCAGGCAATATACAATCAACGAATGAAAGATGGCAAAATTGATCCAAATCAGATAGGCGGCGTTGGCATGGGTGAATAA
- a CDS encoding NapC/NirT family cytochrome c, translated as MQNQIRPIKAITIAVIGIIIGVLLSFATYIGVEKTAGENFCASCHSMQTMVQSYALDVHGGNNQFGFKAQCTDCHLPHNSLPNYLFTKAKTGLNDVFFETFTNTSKINWAQKLKDPNKYVYDSGCLKCHSNLKEESLQNQRAFLAHRAYFAKTTTQSCVDCHSNVGHKDLKAFLSLKGVL; from the coding sequence ATGCAAAATCAAATCAGACCTATAAAAGCTATTACAATAGCTGTAATTGGTATAATAATTGGTGTTTTATTATCATTTGCAACTTACATTGGAGTTGAAAAAACAGCTGGTGAAAATTTTTGCGCATCATGCCACTCAATGCAAACCATGGTTCAGTCATACGCATTAGATGTACATGGCGGAAATAATCAATTTGGCTTTAAAGCTCAATGCACTGATTGCCATCTGCCCCACAATAGTCTTCCAAATTATTTATTTACGAAAGCTAAAACCGGACTTAACGATGTATTTTTTGAAACTTTTACCAATACTTCAAAAATAAATTGGGCTCAAAAATTAAAAGATCCAAATAAATATGTTTACGATAGCGGTTGTCTGAAGTGTCACAGCAATCTTAAAGAAGAATCTTTACAAAATCAAAGAGCATTTTTAGCGCATAGGGCTTATTTTGCAAAAACAACTACTCAATCATGTGTGGACTGCCACAGCAATGTTGGACACAAGGATTTAAAAGCATTTCTAAGTCTTAAGGGGGTTTTATGA